The genomic segment GCGCCGAGGAACACGCCGCGCACGACGTTGTCGGCGAGCAGGAGCCGCCTGGCCGACACCCGGCGCAGTCGGCGACCGAACACCAGCGCGCCGACCACGCCAGGCAACGTGTACGCGGCCACCGCGCTGCCGACCCACAGCCCCGCGGTCGCCTGCGGCGCGAGCTCGATGGCGAGCCACGCCACCGCGACGAAGCTCATCCCGTCCCCGAGGTACGAGACCGCGAAACCGAGGATCAGTCGCCGGAACACCCGGTTGGCGAGCACCGGCCGGTACGCGGCGGGGACGAGGCGTCGGAGCATCTAGTGTCCTGCGTTGTGAATCTGCACCTGAGATCGATCTCGTCTCAGCTGTCAGCCAGGCCCGTGATGCCGGGGTGACTCAACGCAGCTCGTTGATGCGGATGTGGTTGCCCGCGGGATCGCGGAAGGCGCAGTCGCGAACACCGTACGGCTGCTCGGTCGGCTCCTGGACGACCTCGGCTCCGCTGGCCTCCACCCGCGCGAAGGTGTTGTCGAGGTCCTTGGTAGCCAACAGGATCCAGCCGTAGGTGCCCTTGGCCATCATCTCGGCAATGGTGCGGCGCTCGTCGTCGGTGACCCCAGGGTCGGCGGCCGGCGGCGCCAGGAGA from the Streptosporangiales bacterium genome contains:
- a CDS encoding VOC family protein; this encodes MDITIHVSFLPHDDPDASLAFYRDTLGFEVRGDVGNGKMRWITVGPADQPDTSILLAPPAADPGVTDDERRTIAEMMAKGTYGWILLATKDLDNTFARVEASGAEVVQEPTEQPYGVRDCAFRDPAGNHIRINELR